Proteins co-encoded in one Bacillus paramycoides genomic window:
- a CDS encoding YokU family protein: MNCMWCDSTEAKESLNTVYWELPDGTKAIEIQETPCISCSSCGMDYQSDHTVKEIEDQLFLIYTKDLPKQLTYEELMGRPRLLKRNYFDF; this comes from the coding sequence ATGAATTGTATGTGGTGTGACAGTACAGAAGCAAAAGAAAGCTTAAATACTGTATATTGGGAGTTACCAGATGGTACGAAAGCCATTGAAATCCAAGAGACACCATGCATTTCTTGTTCCTCATGTGGTATGGACTATCAATCAGATCATACAGTGAAAGAAATAGAAGATCAATTGTTTCTAATTTATACGAAAGATTTACCAAAACAACTAACATATGAAGAATTAATGGGAAGACCACGTCTATTAAAAAGAAATTATTTCGACTTTTAA
- the ablA gene encoding lysine 2,3-aminomutase, producing the protein MLHDVYKPNRHWKDIELWKDVTEEQWNDWVWQLTNTIKTLDDLKKVINLTPEEEEGVRISTKTIPLNITPYYAWLMNPDDPRCPIRMQSVPISEELYKTKYDLEDPLHEDEDSPVPGLTHRYPDRVLFLVTNQCSMYCRYCTRRRFSGQIGMGVPKKQLDDAIAYIRETPQVRDVLISGGDGLLINDKILEYVLKNLREIPHVEIIRIGTRAPVVFPQRITENLCNIIKKYHPVWLNTHFNTSIEITEESKKACEMLANAGVPVGNQAVILAGINDSVPIMKKLMHDLVKIRVRPYYIYQCDLSEGIGHFRAPVSKGLEIIEGLRGHTSGYAVPTFVVDAPGGGGKIALQPNYLISQSADKVVLRNFEGVITTYPEPESYIPGRAEGYFKEIYPNYEEKRSDVGIAGLMSDKKFNLVPDDLQRMNRRKDYEDNETHASLKDKRDKRDQLKDKKYQAQMAKLEENDKKTEGDAV; encoded by the coding sequence ATGTTACATGATGTATACAAACCAAATCGTCACTGGAAGGATATCGAGTTGTGGAAGGATGTTACTGAAGAACAATGGAATGATTGGGTTTGGCAATTAACGAATACGATCAAAACGTTAGATGATTTAAAGAAAGTGATTAACTTAACACCTGAAGAAGAAGAAGGTGTTAGAATTTCAACGAAAACGATCCCGTTAAATATTACACCGTACTATGCTTGGTTAATGAATCCTGATGACCCACGCTGTCCGATTCGGATGCAATCTGTACCGATCTCGGAAGAGTTATATAAAACAAAATACGATTTAGAAGATCCGCTTCATGAAGATGAAGATTCACCAGTTCCAGGGTTAACACATCGTTATCCTGACCGCGTATTATTCTTAGTGACAAATCAATGTTCGATGTATTGTCGTTACTGTACGCGTCGTCGTTTTAGTGGACAAATTGGCATGGGTGTACCGAAGAAACAATTAGATGATGCAATTGCTTACATTCGTGAAACACCACAAGTACGAGATGTATTAATTTCGGGTGGTGACGGTCTTCTTATTAACGATAAAATTTTAGAATATGTATTAAAAAATTTACGTGAGATTCCGCACGTTGAGATTATCCGTATAGGAACGAGAGCACCAGTGGTATTCCCGCAGCGTATTACAGAAAACTTATGTAACATTATTAAAAAATACCATCCAGTATGGTTAAATACACATTTCAATACTTCTATTGAAATTACTGAAGAGTCGAAAAAGGCATGTGAAATGTTAGCGAATGCTGGTGTGCCAGTCGGAAACCAAGCAGTAATTTTAGCTGGTATTAACGACAGCGTACCAATTATGAAAAAACTTATGCATGACTTAGTAAAAATCCGTGTACGTCCATACTACATTTATCAATGTGACTTATCTGAAGGTATTGGTCACTTCCGTGCACCAGTATCTAAAGGTCTTGAAATTATTGAAGGTTTACGCGGACATACGTCTGGTTATGCGGTTCCAACATTCGTTGTTGATGCACCAGGAGGGGGCGGTAAAATTGCGCTTCAGCCAAACTATTTAATCTCGCAAAGTGCAGATAAAGTTGTGCTTCGTAACTTTGAAGGTGTTATTACAACGTATCCAGAGCCAGAGAGCTACATTCCAGGAAGAGCAGAAGGGTACTTTAAAGAAATCTACCCGAATTACGAAGAAAAACGTTCAGATGTTGGTATCGCAGGTCTTATGAGCGATAAGAAATTTAACCTTGTTCCAGACGATTTACAGCGTATGAACCGTCGTAAAGACTATGAAGATAATGAAACGCATGCATCGTTAAAAGATAAACGTGATAAGCGTGACCAATTGAAAGATAAAAAATATCAAGCACAAATGGCTAAATTAGAAGAAAACGACAAAAAAACTGAGGGTGATGCAGTATGA
- the atoD gene encoding acetate CoA-transferase subunit alpha yields MTTITNTFGKLKEIEEVISLFHDDMTLMFGGFGGIGSPPSLIQAILEKGVTNLNLIGNDTGFPDVGIGRLVTNERVKSLITSHIGSNPNAGRQLNEGRLQIEFSPQGTLAERIRAGGVGLGGVLVDVGVDTIVEEGKRTVEMNGKTYLVETALTAEVAIVYAKKADPFGNLVFDKSARNMNPHVAMAGDITIVEAGEIVPLGSLDPEEIVVPGVFVNYIVPSEGVNWKWVWA; encoded by the coding sequence ATGACAACTATTACAAATACATTCGGTAAATTAAAAGAGATAGAGGAAGTAATTTCTTTGTTTCACGATGATATGACATTAATGTTTGGAGGATTTGGGGGGATTGGATCCCCTCCTTCTTTAATACAGGCGATTTTAGAAAAAGGAGTTACAAATTTAAATTTAATAGGAAATGATACTGGATTTCCTGATGTAGGTATCGGTCGTCTCGTTACGAATGAAAGAGTAAAATCGTTAATTACTTCTCATATCGGTTCAAACCCAAATGCAGGAAGACAACTAAACGAAGGAAGATTACAAATTGAGTTTTCTCCCCAAGGAACATTAGCAGAGCGTATTCGTGCTGGTGGTGTAGGGCTTGGTGGCGTATTAGTTGATGTAGGTGTTGATACGATTGTAGAAGAAGGAAAACGTACTGTTGAAATGAATGGTAAGACATATTTAGTTGAAACAGCATTAACTGCTGAGGTTGCGATTGTATATGCGAAAAAAGCGGATCCGTTCGGTAACCTTGTGTTTGATAAGAGCGCTCGTAACATGAATCCTCACGTTGCTATGGCCGGGGATATAACGATTGTAGAAGCAGGAGAAATTGTTCCACTTGGAAGTTTAGATCCAGAAGAAATTGTTGTCCCAGGAGTATTTGTAAATTATATCGTACCGTCGGAAGGAGTGAATTGGAAATGGGTATGGGCGTAG
- a CDS encoding peptidase: MEQLKKQICDYIESQEEESVKFLKRLIQEKSVSGDESGAQAIVIEKLRELGLDLDIWEPSFSKMKDHPYFVSPRTSFSDSPNIVATLKGSGDGKSMILNGHIDVVPEGDVDQWDHHPYSGERIGNRIYGRGTTDMKGGNVALMLAMEAIIESRIELKGDIYFQSVIEEESGGAGTLATILRGYKADGVIIPEPTNMKFFPKQQGSMWFRLHVKGKAAHGGTRYEGVSAIEKSMFVVEHLRKLEEKRNDRITDPLFKGIPIPIPINIGKIEGGSWPSSVPDSLILEGRCGIAPNETIEAAKEEFENWIAELNDVDKWFVENPVEVEWFGARWVPGELEENHELITTLGYNFVEIEGNEPIIEASPWGTDGGLFTQIANVPTIVFGPGETKVAHYPNEYIEVDKMIAAAKIIACTLLDWCEVKK, encoded by the coding sequence ATGGAGCAATTAAAAAAACAAATTTGTGATTATATTGAGAGTCAAGAAGAAGAAAGCGTAAAATTTTTAAAACGATTAATTCAAGAAAAGAGCGTATCTGGTGATGAAAGTGGTGCACAGGCAATTGTGATTGAAAAATTGCGTGAGCTAGGTTTAGATCTTGATATTTGGGAGCCTTCATTTTCTAAAATGAAAGATCATCCTTATTTTGTATCACCGCGTACAAGTTTTTCAGATAGCCCGAACATTGTAGCGACCCTTAAAGGAAGCGGCGACGGGAAATCTATGATATTAAATGGACATATTGATGTTGTACCAGAAGGAGATGTGGACCAGTGGGACCATCATCCCTATAGTGGTGAGAGAATAGGAAATCGTATATACGGCCGTGGAACAACGGATATGAAAGGCGGCAATGTCGCGCTAATGCTTGCGATGGAAGCAATTATTGAATCTCGTATTGAATTAAAAGGAGATATTTATTTTCAAAGTGTAATAGAAGAAGAAAGCGGCGGAGCAGGAACATTAGCGACTATATTACGAGGATATAAAGCGGATGGTGTCATTATTCCAGAGCCGACAAATATGAAGTTTTTCCCGAAACAACAAGGTTCTATGTGGTTTCGTCTACATGTGAAAGGGAAAGCAGCACACGGTGGAACACGTTATGAAGGAGTAAGTGCAATTGAAAAAAGCATGTTTGTTGTAGAGCATTTGAGAAAGCTAGAAGAGAAGAGAAATGACCGAATTACAGACCCGTTATTTAAAGGAATTCCAATTCCAATTCCAATTAATATTGGGAAAATAGAAGGCGGGAGCTGGCCAAGTTCTGTTCCTGATTCATTAATTTTAGAAGGAAGATGCGGTATTGCGCCGAATGAGACTATAGAGGCAGCAAAAGAAGAATTCGAGAATTGGATCGCTGAATTAAATGATGTGGACAAGTGGTTTGTTGAAAATCCCGTAGAAGTAGAATGGTTTGGAGCGAGATGGGTTCCTGGTGAACTAGAAGAAAATCATGAGTTAATTACAACACTTGGGTATAACTTTGTTGAAATCGAAGGGAACGAACCGATTATTGAAGCCTCGCCGTGGGGGACTGATGGAGGTTTATTTACACAAATCGCTAACGTACCAACGATAGTATTTGGCCCAGGAGAAACGAAAGTCGCACATTATCCAAACGAATATATAGAAGTTGATAAAATGATAGCTGCCGCAAAAATTATTGCATGTACATTACTAGATTGGTGTGAGGTGAAAAAATGA
- the rocR gene encoding arginine utilization transcriptional regulator RocR has protein sequence MTLLAVSTQEVIEAILGSIDEAIHAVDENGITIFYNTVAAKHDGSKIEKVLGKHLLEAFPSLSRETSTLMKVLDTKKPIVHQVQHYQNLNGEDICTVNTTLPIFIDGNIAGAVEIAKDYSTVQKLTDTIVDLQSKIKRSSRKKAIKKDVAFETIVTNDARFKQTKELAQKVAPTDANVLIYGETGTGKELFVQAIHEASKRKNKPFIAQNCAALPESLLESLLFGTTKGSYTGAIERAGLFELVDGGTLFLDELNSMPLDLQAKMLRVLEDGVIRRIGDNKTRKVDVRVITAMNQPPEICLKENKIRTDLYYRLNVFSLYIPPLRERTEDVLLLASYFLKEYNKSYKKGVLQMDKEAKERLQGYQWPGNVRELKHTIEHAVIIAEGNTLTANCLPRTFRKESLTQKKSILPLREALHQTEKELIDQALIETEGNILQAAKMLGIPRQTLQYKLSKYDKTAE, from the coding sequence ATGACATTGCTAGCAGTTTCGACACAAGAAGTCATTGAGGCGATTTTGGGCAGTATTGATGAGGCTATACACGCAGTAGATGAAAATGGTATTACAATTTTCTATAATACTGTAGCTGCAAAACACGATGGATCAAAAATTGAAAAAGTGTTAGGTAAACATTTGTTAGAAGCGTTTCCTTCTTTATCTAGGGAAACAAGTACATTGATGAAAGTGTTAGATACAAAAAAACCAATCGTTCATCAAGTGCAGCATTATCAAAATTTAAATGGGGAAGATATTTGTACAGTAAATACGACTTTACCTATTTTTATAGATGGAAATATTGCTGGAGCTGTTGAAATTGCAAAAGATTATTCCACAGTACAAAAACTTACCGATACAATAGTCGATTTGCAGTCGAAAATAAAGCGATCATCTAGAAAGAAAGCAATTAAAAAGGATGTTGCATTTGAGACGATCGTGACGAATGATGCTCGTTTTAAACAGACGAAAGAATTAGCACAAAAAGTAGCCCCAACTGATGCGAATGTTTTAATATATGGAGAAACAGGAACAGGGAAAGAGTTATTTGTACAAGCGATTCATGAAGCTTCTAAGAGGAAGAACAAGCCGTTTATTGCACAAAACTGTGCAGCATTGCCAGAGTCTCTATTAGAAAGTTTATTGTTTGGTACGACGAAAGGTAGCTATACTGGGGCAATTGAACGAGCGGGATTATTTGAACTTGTAGATGGAGGGACATTATTTTTAGATGAACTGAATTCAATGCCACTCGATTTACAAGCGAAAATGCTACGTGTATTAGAAGATGGTGTGATTCGTCGTATTGGTGATAATAAGACGAGAAAAGTAGATGTTCGCGTTATTACCGCAATGAATCAGCCACCAGAAATATGTTTAAAAGAGAATAAAATTCGCACCGATTTATACTATCGATTAAATGTCTTTTCATTATATATTCCACCGCTCCGTGAAAGAACTGAGGATGTATTATTATTAGCATCTTATTTTTTGAAAGAATATAATAAAAGTTATAAAAAAGGTGTACTTCAAATGGATAAGGAAGCGAAGGAAAGACTACAAGGTTACCAATGGCCTGGAAATGTTCGGGAGCTTAAACATACGATTGAACATGCTGTCATAATTGCAGAAGGGAATACATTAACAGCCAATTGTTTACCCCGTACATTTCGGAAAGAGAGTCTTACGCAGAAGAAGAGTATATTGCCACTTAGAGAAGCACTTCATCAAACGGAAAAAGAATTAATAGATCAAGCGTTAATTGAAACGGAAGGGAATATATTACAAGCTGCAAAAATGTTAGGTATCCCTCGACAGACGCTTCAATATAAACTGAGTAAGTACGACAAAACCGCCGAATAA
- the ablB gene encoding putative beta-lysine N-acetyltransferase, with protein MKYYESFREQTNGYIVEGVLDYFNKRIRVDHYTGNIERIIQTIDELAEKHSFTKCIVKGKGEHVSTWLSFGFLLEATIPHYFQGHDAYFFVKFNNDERRNSIHWAEEDTILSGVKAKEVKEKIVPEKFLLRKATEEDAEELAVVFGKVFEVYPTPLNEASYVKQTMREDDTIYYVYEFEGKIISTASAEMNIKEGNAELTNCATLPEYRKHGFMKSLLIKLEEELQERSIFCSYTIARSLSFGMNAAFHQLGYTYSGRLANNCYIFDKLEDMNIWVKDLSK; from the coding sequence ATGAAATACTATGAATCTTTTAGAGAGCAGACGAACGGCTATATAGTAGAAGGCGTTTTAGATTATTTTAATAAACGTATTCGAGTAGACCACTACACAGGAAATATTGAGAGGATTATCCAAACAATTGACGAATTAGCAGAGAAACATTCTTTCACTAAATGTATTGTTAAAGGAAAGGGAGAGCATGTTTCAACATGGCTCTCTTTCGGTTTTTTATTGGAAGCAACAATACCACATTATTTTCAAGGTCACGATGCATACTTCTTCGTGAAATTTAATAATGATGAAAGACGAAATAGTATTCATTGGGCTGAGGAAGATACCATTTTAAGCGGTGTAAAAGCAAAAGAAGTAAAGGAAAAAATAGTCCCAGAGAAATTTCTATTAAGAAAAGCGACAGAAGAGGATGCAGAGGAATTAGCAGTTGTATTTGGGAAAGTGTTTGAAGTGTATCCGACTCCTTTAAACGAAGCGAGTTATGTAAAACAAACGATGAGAGAAGACGATACAATTTACTATGTGTATGAATTCGAGGGGAAAATAATTAGTACAGCATCTGCAGAAATGAATATAAAGGAAGGCAATGCAGAATTAACGAATTGTGCTACCTTACCCGAATATCGTAAACATGGGTTTATGAAAAGTTTATTAATTAAGTTGGAGGAAGAACTGCAAGAAAGATCGATTTTCTGCTCTTATACAATTGCTCGATCTCTTTCTTTCGGAATGAATGCGGCCTTTCATCAGTTAGGTTATACGTATTCAGGGCGACTGGCGAACAATTGCTACATTTTTGATAAGTTGGAAGACATGAATATTTGGGTGAAAGATTTGTCTAAATAG
- a CDS encoding CoA transferase subunit B: MGMGVEVRDKIARRAAKEIQNGMIVNLGIGIPSLVPNHLPDDINVMFHAENGIVGMGPTPSKGNEDENLCNAAGLPTSLITGASYFDSCTAFGMIRKGLLDITILGSLQVSENGDLANWIVPGKRVPGIGGAMDLAQKAKRVVVVMNHVDKYGNAKIVSECTLPLTSKKCVDLIITDMAVMEVTPSGLILQELMSPYTVEDIKQHTEAEFEIGSNLLVIE; the protein is encoded by the coding sequence ATGGGTATGGGCGTAGAAGTGAGAGATAAAATTGCTAGACGTGCAGCGAAAGAAATACAAAATGGCATGATTGTAAATTTAGGTATTGGTATACCGTCACTTGTACCAAACCATTTGCCTGACGATATAAACGTTATGTTTCATGCGGAAAATGGAATTGTAGGTATGGGTCCTACACCAAGCAAAGGAAATGAAGACGAAAATTTATGTAACGCAGCAGGTTTACCGACATCTCTTATTACTGGAGCGAGTTATTTTGATAGCTGCACCGCGTTTGGGATGATTCGGAAAGGTTTACTAGATATTACGATTCTTGGCTCATTACAAGTGAGTGAGAATGGTGATTTAGCTAACTGGATTGTACCAGGAAAACGCGTTCCAGGTATTGGGGGAGCGATGGATTTGGCACAAAAAGCGAAGCGTGTCGTTGTTGTCATGAATCATGTCGATAAATACGGAAATGCAAAAATTGTTTCGGAGTGTACGTTACCATTAACTTCAAAGAAATGTGTAGATTTAATTATTACGGATATGGCGGTTATGGAAGTGACGCCGAGTGGACTTATTTTACAAGAATTAATGAGCCCATACACAGTGGAAGATATAAAACAACATACGGAAGCGGAGTTTGAAATTGGTTCTAACTTACTAGTAATTGAATGA